A window of Marinobacter salarius contains these coding sequences:
- the fliS gene encoding flagellar export chaperone FliS, with amino-acid sequence MNGLQAYQRVNTQTSITDADPHKLIQLLYNGALERINMAKARMQARDIEGKGKLISKAIEIIGGLRGFLDLEKGGDLAVRLESLYDYMERRLFEANAQNDVAKLDEVADLLRSIKDGWDGIREEATSLQQTAV; translated from the coding sequence ATGAACGGTTTACAGGCATACCAACGCGTAAACACCCAAACCAGTATCACCGATGCAGACCCGCACAAGCTGATCCAACTGCTCTATAACGGAGCTCTGGAGCGCATTAATATGGCCAAGGCCCGGATGCAGGCTAGAGACATAGAAGGCAAAGGCAAGCTGATCTCAAAAGCCATTGAAATCATCGGCGGCCTGCGCGGCTTTCTGGATCTCGAGAAAGGCGGTGATCTGGCGGTGCGCCTCGAATCACTCTATGATTACATGGAGCGCAGGTTATTTGAGGCCAACGCCCAAAACGACGTAGCCAAGCTTGATGAAGTAGCAGACCTACTGCGTTCGATTAAAGACGGCTGGGACGGTATCCGCGAAGAAGCGACCTCTCTGCAGCAAACGGCGGTGTGA
- a CDS encoding transporter substrate-binding domain-containing protein encodes MRIIGWLLIAVSLMPLSAASAAESEHSLSPGEAVIFSIPDVWPWAYEDDDGKFRGGLVEVAHRLSEISGVPISPQLRPLRRAIVELRSGHANFTILFQSPDLDNEAINVATIIRVNILLAAMADTAYPLTLADLKGMKVAYIRGTYLGDAFERDTEVAKVPVNAIRQAVELLSMGRISAILASEHNLRQTLSAEGLSPSMLRYSVHVPEQVGALYMSRVSSLPDVAVKFKAAIATMNASGELNRIFYGGVGERSASQNDLARPTQ; translated from the coding sequence TTGAGAATCATCGGATGGTTGCTGATTGCTGTGTCATTGATGCCCTTGTCAGCAGCATCTGCGGCTGAGAGTGAGCACTCTCTGTCGCCTGGCGAAGCGGTTATCTTTTCCATACCGGATGTTTGGCCCTGGGCCTATGAAGACGATGATGGCAAGTTCAGAGGCGGTCTCGTTGAAGTCGCCCACCGGCTTTCCGAAATCTCCGGGGTGCCAATCTCACCCCAGCTAAGGCCTCTGCGCCGTGCGATTGTTGAGCTTCGCTCAGGGCATGCGAATTTCACCATCCTGTTTCAGAGTCCCGATCTGGACAACGAAGCTATCAATGTAGCCACAATCATCCGTGTCAATATATTGCTGGCCGCGATGGCGGATACGGCCTACCCACTTACGCTTGCGGATTTGAAAGGCATGAAAGTGGCCTATATTCGGGGCACGTATCTTGGCGATGCGTTTGAGCGAGACACGGAAGTTGCAAAAGTGCCGGTGAACGCGATCCGCCAGGCGGTTGAGCTGCTTTCGATGGGAAGAATTTCTGCCATACTGGCCAGCGAACACAACCTCCGGCAAACCCTGTCAGCGGAGGGTCTGAGCCCGAGTATGTTGAGGTACTCGGTGCATGTTCCCGAACAAGTGGGTGCGCTCTATATGTCCCGGGTTTCAAGCTTGCCGGACGTGGCCGTTAAGTTTAAGGCCGCCATTGCGACAATGAACGCGAGCGGGGAGCTCAACAGAATTTTCTATGGCGGAGTCGGAGAGCGCAGCGCTTCGCAGAACGACCTTGCCCGCCCCACCCAATAG
- a CDS encoding argininosuccinate synthase, whose translation MSDIKKVVLAYSGGLDTSVIVRWLQDTYECEVVTFTADIGQGEEVEPAREKAKALGVKEIYIEDLREEFVRDYVFPMFRANTIYEGEYLLGTSIARPLISRRLIEIANETGADAISHGATGKGNDQVRFELGAYALKPGVKVIAPWREWDLNSREKLLAYCDERNIPVEKKKGKSPYSMDANLLHISYEGINLEDPWAEAEEDMWRWSVSPEAAPDTPSYIEVTYEKGDIVAIDGQAMKPHEVLEHLNKVAGENGIGRLDIVENRYVGMKSRGCYETPGGTIMLRAHRAIESITLDREVAHLKDSIMPRYAEVIYNGYWWSPEREALQALIDQTQTYVNGTVRLKLYKGNVDVVGRKSDDSLFDEKIATFEEDQGAYDQKDAEGFIKLNALRLRIAAGKGRKL comes from the coding sequence ATGTCTGATATTAAAAAGGTGGTTCTGGCGTATTCCGGTGGCCTGGATACCTCGGTAATCGTTCGCTGGTTGCAGGATACCTATGAGTGTGAGGTGGTGACGTTCACCGCCGACATCGGCCAGGGCGAGGAAGTTGAGCCGGCGCGTGAGAAAGCGAAAGCGCTGGGCGTGAAGGAAATCTACATTGAGGACCTGCGCGAGGAATTCGTTCGTGACTACGTGTTCCCGATGTTCCGCGCCAACACCATCTACGAAGGGGAGTACCTGCTGGGTACCTCTATCGCGCGTCCGCTGATCTCCCGTCGTTTGATTGAGATTGCCAACGAAACCGGTGCGGACGCTATTTCCCACGGTGCTACCGGCAAGGGCAATGATCAGGTCCGTTTCGAGCTGGGCGCTTACGCGCTGAAGCCGGGTGTGAAGGTGATTGCTCCCTGGCGGGAGTGGGATCTGAATTCCCGTGAGAAGCTGCTGGCCTATTGCGACGAGCGCAATATTCCGGTGGAGAAGAAGAAGGGCAAGAGCCCGTACTCCATGGATGCCAACTTGCTGCATATCTCTTATGAAGGCATCAACCTGGAGGACCCCTGGGCGGAAGCCGAGGAAGATATGTGGCGCTGGAGTGTGTCTCCGGAAGCAGCGCCCGACACGCCTTCCTATATCGAAGTGACCTATGAGAAAGGCGATATCGTGGCGATTGATGGCCAGGCCATGAAGCCTCACGAGGTGCTTGAACACCTGAATAAGGTCGCCGGCGAGAACGGGATTGGTCGTCTGGACATTGTTGAGAACCGTTATGTGGGGATGAAATCCCGCGGTTGTTACGAAACTCCGGGCGGCACCATCATGCTGCGCGCCCACCGTGCGATTGAGTCCATCACCCTGGACCGCGAAGTGGCGCACCTGAAAGACAGCATCATGCCGCGTTATGCGGAGGTGATTTACAACGGTTACTGGTGGTCCCCTGAGCGGGAAGCGCTGCAGGCGCTGATCGACCAGACCCAGACTTATGTAAACGGTACCGTGCGCCTGAAGCTCTACAAGGGCAACGTGGATGTGGTTGGCCGTAAGTCTGACGATTCGCTGTTCGATGAGAAAATTGCGACCTTCGAGGAAGACCAGGGCGCCTACGATCAGAAGGATGCTGAAGGCTTTATCAAGCTGAATGCGCTTCGGTTGAGGATTGCGGCTGGCAAGGGCCGCAAGCTTTAA
- a CDS encoding response regulator yields the protein MPNLDLPILVVDDAKFSSMVVGRTLRNAGYRDVRIANNAPAALEFIDQRPVSVLIADWLMPEMDGLELTDQVRQQDEQNNHYTYVILLTARESVEALSEAFDRGVDDFIYKSDMTKQLIPRIFAADRMADRQNTLLRANSLLIENNRELESSNIIDLETGLCNNRYARNKLGKCLRQAESRGGASAYVLCGIRNWQELKRKHAPSVMSELAVGIARRLSNLIRPMDSLCRVGDNQYAIIAHFPNSDHCSTTAFRRVFDGINHKALKTTAGYISVEAGIVLCSADAQNGTPSVQEMERAAVQGLVDAYETRRFTETRPELEKT from the coding sequence ATGCCGAATCTTGATCTTCCCATCCTCGTGGTAGACGATGCCAAATTCAGCAGCATGGTGGTAGGTCGAACCCTCCGTAATGCAGGGTACCGCGACGTACGAATCGCCAACAATGCCCCTGCCGCGCTTGAATTTATCGACCAGCGCCCGGTCAGTGTGTTGATTGCCGACTGGCTGATGCCGGAGATGGACGGGCTGGAACTGACCGATCAGGTTCGCCAGCAGGATGAGCAGAACAACCACTATACCTACGTGATCCTGCTCACCGCCCGGGAGAGTGTGGAGGCCCTGTCAGAAGCATTCGACCGTGGCGTCGACGACTTTATCTACAAGTCGGACATGACCAAGCAGCTGATTCCACGAATTTTCGCGGCCGACCGCATGGCGGACCGCCAGAACACCCTTTTGCGCGCCAATTCCCTGTTGATTGAGAACAACCGCGAACTGGAAAGCAGCAACATCATTGATCTTGAAACAGGTCTCTGCAATAACCGCTATGCCCGGAACAAGCTGGGCAAATGTCTGCGGCAGGCAGAGTCCCGTGGCGGCGCCTCTGCCTATGTGCTGTGTGGCATCCGTAACTGGCAGGAACTCAAGCGCAAGCATGCGCCCTCGGTGATGAGTGAGCTGGCCGTTGGCATCGCCCGACGCCTAAGCAACCTGATCCGGCCCATGGATTCCCTGTGCCGCGTGGGCGACAACCAGTACGCAATCATTGCCCACTTCCCAAACAGCGACCATTGCTCCACAACAGCCTTTCGCCGCGTATTTGACGGCATCAACCATAAAGCCCTGAAGACCACTGCCGGTTATATTTCCGTTGAAGCGGGGATAGTGCTTTGCAGTGCGGATGCCCAAAACGGCACCCCCTCGGTCCAGGAGATGGAGCGTGCGGCGGTTCAGGGCTTGGTGGATGCGTATGAGACCCGGCGGTTTACCGAGACGAGACCGGAGCTGGAGAAAACCTGA
- a CDS encoding YajQ family cyclic di-GMP-binding protein: MPSFDIVSEIDMHEVTNAVDQAKRELGNRWDFKNVDADIELDDKGITVSAEQEFQLEQLMDMLRMAFAKRNIDSRALSEDGESKAGKLVKQHLQLKQGIETDMAKKIVKMIKDGKLKVQASIEGDKVRVKGKKRDDLQTAIALLKEAELDIPLQFNNFRD; the protein is encoded by the coding sequence ATGCCCTCTTTTGACATTGTTTCTGAAATCGACATGCACGAAGTGACCAACGCCGTGGACCAGGCCAAGCGCGAGCTGGGCAATCGCTGGGACTTCAAGAACGTGGACGCGGACATCGAACTGGACGACAAAGGCATCACCGTCAGCGCGGAGCAGGAATTCCAGTTGGAGCAGTTAATGGACATGCTGCGAATGGCCTTCGCCAAGCGCAATATCGATTCCCGGGCGCTGTCTGAAGACGGCGAGAGCAAAGCCGGCAAGCTGGTCAAACAGCACCTGCAATTGAAGCAGGGGATCGAAACCGACATGGCCAAGAAGATCGTCAAGATGATCAAGGACGGCAAGCTCAAAGTGCAGGCCAGCATTGAAGGTGACAAGGTGCGGGTGAAAGGGAAAAAACGCGACGACCTGCAGACAGCCATCGCCTTGCTGAAGGAAGCGGAACTGGATATCCCGCTGCAGTTCAACAATTTCCGCGACTGA
- a CDS encoding AmpG family muropeptide MFS transporter — MLKETLHTYTRWQVVALLFLGFSAGLPFLLVFSTLNARLADVGVETATIGFFSWLGITYSIKVFWAPVVDRLKLPLLDRLLGKRRSWILLAQAGIATGLYLMAHVDATVAPEMMAFCGLLVAFSSATQDVAIDAYRIEIAEERLQAALAATYIFGYRLALLVAGAGALYLAEFWSWQVSYEVMALLVGVGMATVLIVREPGVNHFAAAQDIAEKIEHEASKRTHLNPRLARFVGWFYAAIAGPFLDFFRRYKELAILILVMVAVYRISDIAMGVMANPFYLDFMGFSKTQVADVTKIFGFFMTIAGSLVGGVLVVRYGVRRILLAGAIMTAATNLLFVVLAQYPPNIATLALVVSADNLSGGIANVALIAWLSSMTSAAFTATQYALFSSLMTLPGKFIGGFSGIVVAGFGYAEFFLVAGIMGVPAILLAIYMMRKGERLDALAPRNEAVESS, encoded by the coding sequence CTGCTCAAGGAAACTCTCCACACCTACACGCGCTGGCAGGTTGTCGCGTTGTTGTTTCTCGGTTTTTCGGCCGGCCTGCCATTTCTGCTGGTGTTTTCCACGCTGAACGCAAGGTTGGCGGATGTAGGGGTGGAAACGGCCACCATCGGTTTTTTCAGTTGGCTGGGTATAACCTATTCCATCAAGGTGTTCTGGGCACCGGTGGTAGACCGATTGAAATTGCCACTTCTCGACAGGCTTTTGGGCAAGCGCCGGAGTTGGATATTATTGGCCCAGGCGGGCATCGCAACGGGCCTGTACCTCATGGCCCACGTGGACGCCACCGTGGCCCCGGAGATGATGGCATTCTGCGGTTTGCTGGTGGCTTTTTCATCGGCCACCCAGGATGTGGCCATTGACGCCTACCGGATCGAAATCGCAGAAGAGCGCCTGCAGGCCGCGCTGGCGGCCACCTACATCTTCGGCTACCGGCTGGCTTTGCTGGTCGCCGGGGCCGGAGCCTTGTATCTTGCGGAATTCTGGTCCTGGCAGGTGTCTTACGAAGTCATGGCGCTGCTCGTTGGCGTGGGTATGGCGACGGTACTGATCGTACGTGAGCCTGGGGTCAATCACTTTGCCGCCGCTCAGGACATCGCCGAAAAGATCGAGCACGAAGCCAGCAAACGAACCCATCTGAACCCGCGCCTGGCCAGGTTTGTGGGTTGGTTCTATGCCGCCATCGCCGGACCGTTTCTGGATTTTTTTCGCCGCTACAAAGAGCTGGCAATCCTGATACTGGTCATGGTCGCGGTGTACCGCATTTCTGACATTGCCATGGGGGTTATGGCCAACCCTTTTTACCTGGACTTCATGGGCTTCTCCAAAACCCAGGTGGCCGACGTCACCAAAATCTTCGGCTTCTTCATGACCATCGCCGGTTCGCTGGTGGGCGGCGTTCTCGTAGTTCGATACGGTGTGCGTCGCATCCTGCTGGCCGGCGCCATCATGACCGCAGCCACTAACCTGCTGTTTGTCGTTCTGGCGCAATACCCGCCCAACATCGCCACATTGGCACTGGTGGTTAGCGCCGATAATCTCAGTGGTGGCATCGCCAATGTGGCATTGATAGCGTGGCTGTCCAGCATGACCAGCGCGGCCTTCACCGCCACCCAATACGCCCTGTTCAGCTCCCTGATGACACTGCCCGGAAAATTCATCGGTGGCTTCTCCGGCATCGTCGTGGCCGGATTCGGTTACGCGGAATTTTTCCTGGTCGCCGGCATAATGGGCGTTCCCGCCATACTGCTGGCCATATACATGATGCGCAAAGGCGAACGCCTGGACGCCCTGGCACCGCGGAACGAAGCTGTCGAGTCGTCATGA
- a CDS encoding MGMT family protein gives MTEPTKDQKIWQVVAAIPVGRVASYGQVANMAGLGRQARYIGKALGKLPEGHAIPWYRVIRSNGQIAFPIGSEAFEVQAQSLREEGVVVVDGRISMKQFQWRP, from the coding sequence ATGACCGAACCCACCAAAGACCAAAAAATCTGGCAAGTTGTCGCCGCCATCCCCGTCGGCCGGGTCGCCAGCTACGGCCAGGTTGCCAATATGGCTGGTCTGGGCCGACAGGCGCGTTACATTGGCAAGGCCCTGGGTAAGCTGCCTGAAGGGCACGCCATTCCCTGGTACCGCGTGATCCGCAGCAACGGGCAGATTGCGTTTCCGATTGGGAGTGAGGCATTTGAGGTGCAGGCGCAGAGTTTGCGGGAGGAGGGAGTTGTGGTTGTTGATGGCAGGATTTCGATGAAGCAATTCCAGTGGCGCCCGTAA
- a CDS encoding SDR family oxidoreductase, which translates to MKLQDSVIAITGGGQGLGRAMAEYLAARGARLALIDLMPEKLEEAAASCKKAGGDARIYVCNVAKEEDVEKTFEAIVADFGQLNGLINNAGILRDGLMVKVKDGQVEKRMELSQWQSVIDVNLTGVFLCGREASTQMIKNGDQGAIINIASISRAGNMGQSNYSAAKAGVSALVPVWAKELARYGIRCMGIAPGFIETEMTASMKPEALEKMTAGIPLKRMGKPEEIASAAAFIFENDYMSGRMIEVDGALRL; encoded by the coding sequence ATGAAACTTCAAGATTCCGTGATTGCGATTACCGGTGGCGGCCAGGGACTGGGCCGAGCCATGGCTGAATACCTGGCCGCAAGAGGCGCACGCCTGGCGCTGATTGACCTGATGCCGGAGAAGCTGGAGGAAGCTGCAGCTTCCTGTAAAAAAGCTGGGGGAGACGCCAGAATCTATGTTTGCAACGTTGCCAAAGAAGAAGATGTTGAGAAGACGTTTGAGGCCATCGTGGCGGATTTTGGTCAGCTTAACGGGTTGATTAACAACGCGGGTATCCTTCGGGATGGGCTGATGGTGAAGGTTAAGGACGGCCAGGTGGAGAAGCGCATGGAGCTGTCTCAGTGGCAGTCGGTGATCGATGTAAATCTGACGGGGGTTTTCCTGTGCGGCCGCGAGGCGTCCACGCAGATGATCAAGAATGGCGATCAGGGTGCGATTATCAATATTGCTTCGATTTCCCGTGCCGGGAATATGGGCCAGAGCAATTATTCCGCTGCCAAGGCGGGGGTTTCGGCGTTGGTGCCGGTGTGGGCCAAGGAGCTTGCCCGTTATGGCATTCGGTGCATGGGGATTGCGCCTGGCTTTATCGAGACTGAGATGACGGCTTCGATGAAACCGGAGGCCCTTGAGAAGATGACCGCTGGTATTCCCTTGAAGCGTATGGGTAAGCCGGAGGAAATTGCGTCTGCGGCGGCGTTTATTTTTGAGAATGACTATATGTCGGGGCGGATGATTGAGGTTGATGGGGCGCTTCGACTTTAG
- a CDS encoding FxsA family protein — translation MGIFLFLFIVMPIVEMTILIKVGTMIGALNTIGLVLLTAIIGAALLRQQGLATLLKANQRLNSGELPAKEVAEGLILAVGGALLLTPGFVTDTVGFLCLIPGTRHWFAAQALKRMVVAGQSGGFTFTGGQQGPFQGQGPFGGNEGPFGRQSPFDRNDDIIEGEYRDETERDYDRLNRNTDGRAGSDQEDDRPKKN, via the coding sequence TTGGGCATTTTTCTGTTTCTATTCATTGTTATGCCCATCGTCGAAATGACGATTCTAATCAAAGTCGGCACCATGATTGGCGCCCTGAACACCATTGGCCTCGTTCTCTTGACGGCCATCATTGGTGCCGCCCTGCTGCGGCAACAAGGGTTGGCAACCCTGCTGAAGGCCAATCAGCGCCTCAATAGTGGGGAGTTGCCGGCCAAGGAAGTGGCGGAAGGCCTGATCCTGGCCGTAGGCGGTGCCTTGCTACTGACACCGGGGTTCGTCACTGACACCGTAGGTTTCCTTTGTCTGATTCCCGGTACCCGCCACTGGTTCGCTGCCCAGGCCCTGAAACGGATGGTGGTGGCCGGCCAATCCGGCGGCTTCACATTTACCGGAGGCCAGCAAGGGCCTTTCCAGGGGCAGGGACCCTTTGGGGGTAACGAAGGGCCGTTCGGGCGTCAAAGTCCTTTCGACAGGAACGATGACATTATTGAAGGGGAATACCGCGACGAAACCGAGCGAGACTACGATCGCCTGAACCGGAACACCGATGGCCGAGCGGGTAGTGATCAGGAGGATGATCGACCGAAAAAAAACTGA
- the groES gene encoding co-chaperone GroES, giving the protein MKIRPLHDRVVVRRKEEEEKTAGGIVLPGNAKEKPSQGEVIAVGNGRILDNGETRALAVKVGDTVVFGQYAGNTVKVDGEDLLIMSENDIFGVLE; this is encoded by the coding sequence ATGAAAATTCGTCCGCTACACGATCGTGTTGTCGTGCGCCGTAAGGAAGAAGAAGAGAAAACAGCTGGTGGCATCGTGCTGCCGGGTAATGCCAAAGAGAAGCCGTCCCAGGGCGAAGTTATCGCCGTAGGCAATGGCCGTATTCTCGACAATGGCGAAACCCGTGCGCTGGCGGTAAAGGTGGGTGACACCGTAGTCTTTGGCCAGTATGCCGGTAACACCGTAAAGGTTGATGGCGAAGACCTGCTCATCATGAGCGAAAACGACATTTTCGGCGTTCTCGAGTAA
- the groL gene encoding chaperonin GroEL (60 kDa chaperone family; promotes refolding of misfolded polypeptides especially under stressful conditions; forms two stacked rings of heptamers to form a barrel-shaped 14mer; ends can be capped by GroES; misfolded proteins enter the barrel where they are refolded when GroES binds), giving the protein MAAKDVRFGDSARKRMVQGVNILADAVKVTLGPKGRNVVLDKSFGAPTVTKDGVSVAKEIELKDKFENMGAQMVKEVASQTNDTAGDGTTTATVLAQAIVREGIKAVTAGMNPMDLKRGIDKATTVAVQAIRDLSKPCDDSRNIAQVGTISANGDETIGQLIADAMEKVGKEGVITVEEGRGLEDELDVVEGMQFDRGFLSPYFINNQENMSTELDDPYILLVDKKISNIRELLPVLESVAKAGKPLQIIAEDIEGEALATLVVNNMRGIVKVNAVKAPGFGDRRKEMLQDIAILTGGTVISEEVGLSLENTSIDDLGTAKRVNVTKENTTIIGGAGAQGDIEARVEQIRKQIEDSSSDYDKEKLQERVAKLAGGVAVIKVGAGSEVEMKEKKARVEDALHSTRAAVEEGIVPGGGVTLIRAIAALDKVDAINEEQKAGVNILRRAMEAPLRQIVTNAGGEASVVVNKILEGEGSFGYNASTEAFGDMLEMGILDPAKVTRSALQAAASVASLIITTEAMIADEPEEEGAGGGMPDMGGMGGMGGMGGMM; this is encoded by the coding sequence ATGGCAGCAAAAGACGTTAGATTCGGTGACAGCGCCCGTAAACGCATGGTTCAGGGTGTCAACATCCTGGCGGACGCAGTTAAGGTAACCTTGGGCCCGAAAGGCCGTAACGTGGTTCTGGACAAGTCCTTTGGCGCACCAACCGTCACCAAGGACGGCGTATCCGTCGCCAAGGAAATCGAGCTGAAAGACAAGTTCGAGAACATGGGTGCCCAGATGGTCAAGGAAGTTGCTTCCCAGACCAACGACACTGCTGGTGACGGCACCACCACTGCGACCGTTCTGGCGCAGGCGATCGTAAGGGAAGGCATCAAGGCCGTGACCGCCGGCATGAATCCGATGGATCTCAAGCGTGGCATCGACAAGGCGACCACCGTTGCCGTCCAGGCCATCCGCGACCTGTCCAAGCCTTGCGACGATAGCCGCAATATTGCCCAGGTAGGCACTATCTCTGCCAACGGCGACGAGACTATCGGTCAGCTGATCGCAGACGCGATGGAGAAGGTTGGCAAGGAAGGCGTCATCACCGTTGAGGAAGGTCGTGGCCTGGAAGACGAGCTGGACGTAGTGGAAGGTATGCAGTTCGACCGTGGCTTCCTGTCTCCGTACTTCATCAACAACCAGGAAAACATGTCCACCGAACTGGATGACCCGTACATCCTGCTGGTTGACAAGAAGATCTCCAACATTCGTGAGCTTCTGCCGGTTCTGGAATCTGTGGCCAAGGCTGGTAAGCCTTTGCAGATCATTGCCGAAGACATCGAAGGTGAAGCGCTGGCGACTCTGGTCGTGAACAACATGCGCGGCATTGTGAAAGTAAATGCTGTGAAGGCGCCCGGCTTCGGCGACCGTCGCAAGGAAATGCTGCAGGACATCGCTATCCTGACCGGCGGCACTGTTATTTCCGAAGAAGTCGGCCTGTCTCTGGAAAACACCTCCATTGATGACCTGGGCACTGCCAAGCGTGTCAACGTCACCAAGGAAAACACCACCATTATTGGCGGTGCTGGTGCCCAGGGTGATATCGAAGCCCGCGTTGAGCAGATCCGCAAGCAGATCGAAGACAGCTCTTCCGACTACGACAAGGAAAAGCTCCAGGAGCGCGTGGCCAAGCTGGCTGGCGGTGTAGCCGTCATCAAGGTAGGCGCCGGTTCCGAAGTGGAAATGAAAGAGAAGAAGGCCCGCGTTGAAGACGCTCTGCACTCTACCCGCGCTGCGGTTGAAGAGGGCATTGTGCCAGGCGGCGGTGTTACCCTGATCCGTGCCATTGCGGCACTGGACAAGGTGGATGCCATCAACGAAGAGCAGAAGGCTGGTGTGAACATCCTGCGCCGTGCCATGGAAGCTCCGCTGCGCCAGATCGTGACCAACGCCGGTGGCGAAGCCTCCGTTGTGGTGAACAAGATTCTGGAAGGCGAAGGTTCCTTCGGCTACAACGCGTCTACCGAAGCGTTCGGTGACATGCTCGAAATGGGTATCCTTGATCCCGCCAAAGTGACCCGCTCTGCGCTGCAGGCCGCCGCTTCCGTGGCTTCCCTGATCATCACCACCGAGGCGATGATTGCGGATGAGCCGGAAGAAGAAGGTGCCGGCGGCGGTATGCCGGACATGGGTGGTATGGGCGGAATGGGAGGTATGGGCGGCATGATGTAA
- the gspN gene encoding type II secretion system protein N: MSETPAKAFLRPGKMLLLAFAGVLIYLLALVVFVPAGWLWHQASAYVALPPEVQVSQVSGRVWSGAAGVVVAGYPLRLEWQLGAPSVSGLSLPVDFSLSSSQSSVGGNVSLGWQGAGTLNASGDLAVVEFEDLIRRSGGAVIEGDVTIDRLVLSWQDNRVTQADGVGRWAGGQVTWPMGNNVGQADFPPMRATMDSTADGIALVVSEQGGGGPAADAEIRWNGMMELRVYKRMIDLADQPWPASASPSDVVFRVKQPLIPGGAL, encoded by the coding sequence ATGAGCGAAACCCCTGCAAAAGCCTTTCTCAGACCCGGCAAGATGTTACTGCTGGCCTTTGCCGGGGTGCTGATTTATCTGCTGGCGCTGGTGGTTTTTGTGCCGGCTGGATGGCTTTGGCATCAGGCGTCTGCCTATGTTGCTCTTCCACCGGAAGTTCAGGTCAGTCAGGTGTCTGGTAGAGTCTGGTCGGGCGCGGCCGGTGTGGTGGTTGCCGGTTACCCTCTGAGGCTTGAGTGGCAGTTGGGCGCGCCATCTGTTTCGGGATTATCGCTACCTGTCGACTTTTCACTGTCGTCGTCACAGTCTTCCGTGGGTGGCAATGTTAGTCTCGGTTGGCAAGGGGCAGGCACCCTGAACGCCAGTGGTGATCTGGCGGTGGTTGAATTTGAGGACCTGATCCGACGCAGCGGTGGGGCGGTTATTGAAGGCGACGTCACCATTGATCGATTGGTGTTGTCCTGGCAGGACAACCGTGTGACCCAGGCAGATGGTGTGGGTCGTTGGGCAGGAGGCCAGGTGACCTGGCCCATGGGGAATAACGTTGGCCAGGCGGATTTCCCGCCCATGCGGGCGACGATGGACAGTACGGCCGATGGTATTGCGCTGGTCGTTTCAGAGCAGGGTGGGGGTGGCCCGGCAGCCGATGCCGAGATCCGCTGGAACGGCATGATGGAGTTGCGAGTTTATAAACGCATGATCGACCTGGCGGACCAGCCCTGGCCGGCTTCAGCAAGCCCCAGTGATGTCGTGTTCAGGGTCAAACAGCCGTTAATCCCGGGAGGTGCGTTGTGA